One genomic window of Azospirillum sp. TSH100 includes the following:
- the cysS gene encoding cysteine--tRNA ligase yields the protein MPLDLYNTLTRRKERFEPLRPDHVGMYVCGPTVYDTAHIGNARPVVVFDLLFRLLSRLYPAVTYVRNITDVDDKIIDRARDSGEPIDALTARTTSLFHADMDALNALRPTIEPRATQHIGQMIALIATLIERGNAYAAEGHVLFSVPSMPSYGQLSRRSLEDMIAGARVEVAPYKRDASDFVLWKPSTPEQPGWDSPWGRGRPGWHIECSAMAKEHLGATFDIHGGGLDLIFPHHENEIAQSCCANGTDRLARTWVHNGFVTVEGEKMSKSLGNFFTVHDLLDEFPGEAIRLTLLSAHYRQPLDFTREGIRQAKGALDRWYQALRGEPVPAAGEVPFDVLAALEDDLNSPLAIAHLHELATAVNKAKSDAEKAAAKGALLAAGQQLGLLQQDPEAWFRWAPTGGDEGLSDADVEQLIADRKAARAAKNFAEADRIRKELADKGIVLEDGPQGTTWKRG from the coding sequence GTGCCGTTGGACCTCTACAACACGCTGACCCGCCGTAAGGAGCGCTTCGAGCCGCTTCGCCCGGACCATGTCGGCATGTATGTCTGTGGTCCGACCGTCTACGACACCGCCCATATCGGCAATGCCCGGCCGGTGGTGGTGTTCGACCTGCTGTTCCGGCTGCTGTCGCGGCTCTATCCGGCGGTGACTTATGTCCGCAACATCACCGATGTGGACGACAAGATCATCGACCGTGCGCGGGACAGCGGCGAGCCGATCGATGCGCTGACCGCGCGCACCACCAGCCTGTTCCATGCCGACATGGACGCGCTGAACGCCCTGCGCCCGACCATCGAGCCGCGGGCGACCCAGCATATCGGTCAGATGATCGCGCTGATCGCCACGCTGATCGAGCGGGGCAACGCCTATGCCGCCGAGGGGCATGTGCTGTTCTCCGTGCCGTCGATGCCGAGCTACGGCCAGCTGTCCCGCCGCTCGTTGGAGGACATGATCGCCGGTGCGCGGGTGGAGGTGGCGCCCTATAAGCGCGATGCCTCCGACTTCGTGCTGTGGAAGCCGAGCACGCCGGAGCAACCCGGCTGGGACAGCCCATGGGGCCGCGGCCGGCCGGGCTGGCACATCGAATGCTCCGCCATGGCGAAGGAGCATCTCGGCGCCACCTTCGACATACATGGCGGCGGGCTGGACCTGATCTTTCCGCACCATGAGAACGAGATCGCGCAGAGCTGCTGCGCCAACGGAACCGACCGGCTGGCGCGCACCTGGGTCCACAACGGCTTCGTGACGGTCGAAGGCGAGAAGATGTCGAAGTCTCTCGGCAACTTCTTCACCGTGCACGACCTGCTGGACGAGTTCCCCGGCGAGGCGATCCGCCTGACCCTGCTGAGCGCCCATTACCGCCAGCCGCTGGATTTCACCCGCGAGGGCATCCGGCAGGCGAAGGGCGCGCTCGACCGCTGGTATCAGGCATTGCGCGGCGAGCCGGTACCGGCGGCGGGCGAGGTGCCCTTCGACGTGCTGGCGGCACTGGAAGACGACCTGAACAGCCCGCTCGCCATCGCGCATCTGCATGAGCTGGCGACCGCGGTGAACAAGGCGAAGAGCGATGCGGAGAAGGCTGCGGCCAAGGGCGCGCTGCTGGCGGCCGGGCAACAACTCGGCCTGTTGCAGCAGGACCCTGAGGCGTGGTTCCGCTGGGCGCCGACCGGCGGGGACGAGGGACTGAGCGACGCCGACGTCGAACAGCTGATCGCCGACCGCAAAGCCGCCCGTGCGGCGAAGAACTTCGCCGAGGCCGACCGTATCCGCAAGGAGCTGGCCGACAAGGGTATCGTTCTGGAGGACGGTCCCCAGGGCACGACCTGGAAGCGGGGGTGA
- the gltX gene encoding glutamate--tRNA ligase: MSTAVRFAPSPTGRIHVGNVRLALVNWLFARKTGGNFMFRLDDTDEERSTQEFADAIAADLTWLGLTWDRFARESDRYPRYDEAASALKVAGRLYPCYETPEELNLKRASLVSQGRPPIYDRAALRLTDEDRARLEGEGRKAHWRFKLTPTPVEWTDLVRGPVRFEGTVLSDPVLIREDGRPLYTLTSVVDDADFAITHIIRGEDHVANTAVQIQIFEALGAAVPTFAHLPLLTDAGGGGLSKRLGSLSVGSLRDEDGIEPMAVNSLLAKLGTSDPIEARLTLDELVAEFDLSKIARGTPKFDPEELGRLNARILHLTPFDAVASRLEALGLTGADAAFWGAVRPNLARLGDAREWWAVTHAPVTPVVEDAAFLAQAAALLPDEPWDLGTWGAWTNAVKGATGRKGKDLFLPLRRALTGRDHGPELKNLLPLIGRARSLRRLAGETA, from the coding sequence ATGTCCACCGCCGTCCGTTTCGCTCCCAGCCCGACCGGCCGTATCCATGTCGGCAATGTGCGCCTCGCGCTTGTCAATTGGCTGTTCGCGCGCAAGACCGGCGGGAATTTCATGTTCCGGCTCGACGACACCGACGAGGAGCGTTCGACCCAGGAATTTGCCGACGCCATCGCCGCCGATCTGACTTGGCTGGGCCTGACCTGGGATCGTTTCGCCCGCGAAAGCGACCGTTACCCGCGCTATGACGAGGCTGCATCGGCGTTGAAGGTCGCCGGCCGGCTCTATCCCTGCTACGAGACGCCGGAGGAGTTGAACCTCAAGCGCGCCAGCCTGGTGTCGCAGGGCCGTCCGCCGATCTACGACCGTGCAGCACTCCGCCTGACCGACGAGGATCGCGCCCGGCTGGAGGGGGAGGGGCGCAAGGCGCATTGGCGCTTCAAGCTGACCCCGACTCCGGTGGAATGGACCGATCTGGTCCGTGGGCCTGTGCGGTTCGAGGGCACGGTGCTGAGCGACCCGGTGCTGATCCGCGAGGATGGCCGACCGCTCTACACCCTGACCAGCGTCGTCGACGACGCCGATTTTGCCATCACCCACATCATCCGCGGCGAGGACCATGTTGCCAACACCGCGGTGCAGATCCAGATTTTTGAGGCGCTCGGCGCTGCGGTGCCGACCTTCGCCCATCTGCCGCTGCTGACCGATGCAGGTGGCGGGGGGTTGTCGAAGCGGCTGGGCAGCCTGTCGGTCGGCAGCCTGCGCGACGAGGACGGCATCGAGCCGATGGCGGTCAACAGCCTGTTGGCGAAGCTCGGCACCTCCGATCCCATCGAGGCGCGGCTGACGCTGGACGAGCTGGTGGCGGAGTTCGATCTGTCGAAGATCGCCCGCGGCACGCCGAAGTTCGATCCGGAGGAGCTGGGCCGGCTGAACGCCCGCATCCTGCACCTGACGCCCTTCGACGCAGTGGCGTCCCGGCTGGAGGCGCTGGGGCTGACCGGTGCCGATGCCGCCTTCTGGGGCGCAGTGCGGCCCAATCTGGCGCGGCTTGGCGACGCGCGCGAGTGGTGGGCGGTAACCCATGCGCCGGTGACGCCGGTCGTCGAGGACGCCGCTTTCCTGGCACAGGCGGCAGCACTTCTGCCCGATGAGCCGTGGGACCTCGGCACCTGGGGCGCCTGGACCAATGCGGTGAAGGGGGCAACAGGCCGCAAGGGCAAGGATCTGTTCCTTCCTCTGCGCCGGGCACTGACCGGGCGCGACCATGGACCGGAATTGAAGAACCTGCTACCCCTGATCGGACGGGCGCGCAGCCTGCGGCGACTCGCCGGCGAAACCGCCTGA
- a CDS encoding MarR family winged helix-turn-helix transcriptional regulator — translation MSAPPENPPPVPPRVPLDDQLCFALYMTSMAITRTYKPMLDAMGITYPQYLILSVLGEVDGATVGAIAERLALESSTVTPPVKRLEQAGLVERRRSRMDERQVQVWLTDAGRAMVDESTCLSRTLVERSGMDLAQIGSLNRQVRSLLRALGDWDEAVPANPAAPGAREHS, via the coding sequence ATGTCCGCACCGCCCGAAAACCCGCCCCCCGTTCCGCCCCGCGTTCCGTTGGACGACCAACTGTGTTTTGCCCTCTACATGACCAGCATGGCCATCACCCGCACCTACAAGCCGATGCTGGACGCCATGGGGATCACATATCCGCAGTATCTCATCCTCAGCGTGCTGGGGGAGGTGGACGGAGCGACCGTCGGTGCGATCGCCGAAAGGCTGGCGTTGGAATCCAGCACCGTCACGCCGCCGGTGAAGCGGCTGGAGCAGGCGGGTTTGGTCGAGCGGCGGCGCAGCCGGATGGATGAACGGCAGGTTCAGGTCTGGCTGACCGATGCCGGCCGCGCGATGGTGGATGAAAGCACCTGCCTGAGCCGGACTCTGGTCGAACGGTCGGGGATGGATCTGGCGCAGATCGGTTCGCTGAACCGGCAGGTGCGCTCGCTGCTCCGGGCGCTGGGCGATTGGGACGAGGCGGTGCCGGCCAACCCTGCCGCGCCGGGTGCCAGGGAACACTCCTGA
- a CDS encoding alpha/beta fold hydrolase, whose translation MGSGTVTAKDGTQIFYKDWGSGQPIVFHHGWPLSSDDWDAQMLYFLSQGFRVIAHDRRGHGRSTQTATGNDMDTYADDVAALAAHLGLRNAIHIGHSTGGGEVTRYVARHGGNGRVAKAVLIGAVTPIMLKTAANPGGLPLEVFDGFRAALAANRAQFFRDIPSGPFYGFNREGAKVSQGLIDNWWRQGMMGGAKAHYDCIKAFSETDFTDDLKMIDVPVLVMHGDDDQIVPIADSALLAVKLLRKGTLKVYPGLPHGMASTHTDIINRDLLAFIKA comes from the coding sequence ATGGGCAGCGGCACGGTCACGGCAAAGGACGGCACGCAGATTTTCTATAAGGACTGGGGTTCGGGGCAGCCGATCGTCTTCCATCATGGCTGGCCACTGTCGTCGGACGACTGGGACGCCCAGATGCTGTATTTCCTGTCGCAGGGATTCCGGGTCATCGCCCACGACCGGCGTGGTCATGGCCGGTCGACGCAGACCGCCACCGGCAACGACATGGACACCTACGCCGATGATGTCGCCGCATTGGCCGCCCATCTCGGCCTGAGGAACGCCATCCACATCGGTCATTCGACCGGCGGCGGCGAAGTGACCCGCTATGTCGCGCGGCATGGCGGGAACGGGCGGGTGGCGAAAGCCGTGCTGATCGGGGCGGTGACGCCGATCATGCTGAAGACCGCGGCCAATCCCGGCGGCCTGCCGCTGGAGGTGTTCGACGGCTTCCGCGCCGCACTGGCCGCCAACCGGGCGCAGTTCTTCCGCGACATTCCATCCGGCCCCTTCTACGGCTTCAACCGCGAGGGCGCCAAGGTCTCGCAGGGTCTGATCGACAATTGGTGGCGGCAGGGCATGATGGGCGGGGCCAAGGCCCATTACGATTGCATCAAGGCTTTCTCCGAAACCGACTTCACAGACGATCTGAAGATGATCGACGTGCCCGTCCTGGTGATGCATGGCGACGACGACCAGATCGTTCCCATCGCCGATTCAGCCCTGCTGGCGGTCAAGCTGCTGCGGAAAGGGACATTGAAGGTCTATCCGGGCCTCCCACACGGAATGGCCTCCACCCACACCGACATCATCAACCGGGATCTACTGGCGTTCATCAAGGCCTGA
- the elbB gene encoding isoprenoid biosynthesis glyoxalase ElbB, whose product MTEKRLRIGVVLSGCGVYDGAEIHEAVCTLLAISKVGAVAVCYAPDIPQAHVVNHMTGNETGESRNVLVESARIARGKITALSEFSAGDVDALIFPGGFGAAKNLSDFAFKGVDCSVNPQVVAAIAAMRAAGKPIGALCIAPALLAKILGQQGVELTIGNDSGTAAALESMGALHRTTTHGEIVVDEGLKVVTSPCYMLDATLVQIAEGAENTVKALVDLAK is encoded by the coding sequence ATGACAGAGAAAAGATTGCGCATCGGCGTCGTGCTGTCGGGCTGCGGCGTGTATGACGGTGCGGAAATCCATGAGGCGGTCTGCACGCTGTTGGCCATCTCCAAGGTGGGGGCGGTCGCGGTGTGCTATGCCCCCGACATTCCGCAGGCCCATGTCGTCAACCATATGACCGGCAATGAAACCGGTGAGAGCCGCAACGTGCTGGTCGAATCGGCACGCATCGCCCGCGGCAAGATCACCGCGCTCAGCGAGTTTTCCGCAGGCGATGTCGATGCGCTGATCTTCCCCGGCGGCTTCGGCGCCGCGAAGAATCTCAGCGACTTCGCCTTCAAAGGGGTCGACTGCTCGGTCAACCCGCAGGTGGTGGCCGCCATCGCCGCCATGCGCGCCGCCGGCAAGCCGATCGGCGCGCTGTGCATCGCCCCGGCCCTCCTCGCCAAGATTCTGGGGCAGCAGGGAGTGGAACTGACCATCGGCAACGACAGCGGCACCGCCGCGGCTCTGGAGTCGATGGGAGCGCTCCACCGCACCACGACCCATGGCGAGATCGTCGTGGACGAGGGGCTGAAGGTCGTCACCTCGCCCTGCTACATGCTGGATGCCACCCTGGTGCAGATCGCCGAAGGTGCCGAGAACACGGTCAAGGCTCTGGTCGATCTGGCAAAGTAA
- the nadE gene encoding NAD(+) synthase, whose translation MTDRLSIALAQINPAAGTLAANADRLRAARAEAAARGADLVVCPAAAVSGAPLMDLAALPAFLDAVRAMVQALADETADGGPALLVGTLWHGNSGSGEAGLHNAALLLDDGKIAAVRFQAAMDPAEIGVPAEDRFDSGPMPGPVNVRGVRIGVLVGGDLATGDVAETLAESGAELLVAMLAGPFAPGRADARVQAAVARVVECGLPLAAVNLVGGQEERVFDGGSFALATGGRLVAQAPLFAEHLLLTRWERGEDDSWDSFEAETIAPAEGTEALYGALMLSLHDIVMKSGAPGVVVGLTGGLDSALVAAIAVDALGPDRVLAVRAPLPGAPTAELADSLDDAAEIVELLGCRLDNVALAPVLKAADSLLAPAFAGRDSAVAEDRLHARLRAATLAALAERMGAILLSTADRTDRLLGLGPEESGCGYAVLADVPKTAALELARWRNAHQPAGSRGPAGLVVPERVLARRMKVDSPAGLPPAEALDDLVTGLLDGGLSPADLVARGHAAETVAKVWRLVVQAEAGRRRAPPGPRVSRRTAARPWRFPIAGGFTDLR comes from the coding sequence ATGACCGACCGCCTGTCCATTGCGCTTGCGCAGATCAATCCCGCCGCAGGCACCCTTGCTGCGAATGCCGACCGGCTCCGTGCCGCAAGGGCGGAGGCCGCCGCCCGTGGCGCCGACCTTGTCGTGTGCCCGGCTGCTGCCGTGTCCGGCGCTCCGCTGATGGATTTGGCCGCACTTCCGGCTTTTCTGGATGCGGTGAGGGCGATGGTCCAGGCGCTGGCGGACGAGACCGCCGACGGTGGTCCGGCACTGCTGGTGGGCACGCTCTGGCATGGAAATTCAGGGAGTGGGGAAGCGGGGCTCCACAACGCCGCCCTGCTGTTGGACGATGGCAAGATCGCCGCGGTTCGTTTTCAGGCCGCAATGGATCCTGCCGAGATCGGTGTACCGGCGGAGGATCGTTTCGACAGCGGTCCCATGCCCGGGCCGGTAAATGTCCGTGGGGTGCGGATCGGGGTGCTGGTCGGCGGCGATCTGGCTACCGGCGACGTGGCGGAAACGCTGGCGGAAAGCGGAGCCGAACTGCTGGTCGCAATGCTGGCCGGCCCCTTCGCCCCCGGTCGCGCCGATGCGCGGGTGCAGGCCGCCGTCGCACGGGTGGTGGAATGCGGGCTGCCGTTGGCCGCGGTCAATCTTGTCGGCGGACAGGAGGAGCGGGTGTTCGACGGTGGCAGCTTCGCGCTTGCCACCGGCGGCCGTCTGGTCGCCCAGGCCCCGCTGTTCGCCGAGCATCTCCTGCTGACCCGATGGGAGCGTGGGGAAGACGATTCCTGGGACAGTTTCGAAGCCGAAACGATCGCTCCGGCGGAGGGAACGGAAGCGCTCTATGGCGCGCTGATGCTGAGTCTGCACGATATCGTAATGAAATCCGGCGCACCGGGTGTGGTGGTCGGCCTGACAGGCGGGTTGGATTCGGCTCTGGTCGCCGCCATCGCCGTCGATGCTCTCGGGCCGGACCGGGTGCTGGCGGTACGGGCGCCGCTGCCGGGGGCTCCGACCGCCGAATTGGCCGACAGCCTGGACGATGCGGCGGAAATCGTCGAACTGCTGGGCTGCCGCCTGGACAATGTCGCCTTGGCGCCGGTGCTGAAGGCCGCCGACTCGCTGCTGGCCCCTGCCTTTGCCGGTCGCGACTCCGCCGTGGCGGAGGATCGACTGCATGCCCGCCTCCGCGCCGCGACGTTGGCGGCGCTGGCGGAGCGGATGGGCGCGATTCTGCTGTCGACCGCGGACCGCACCGACCGGCTGCTCGGGCTCGGGCCGGAGGAGAGCGGCTGCGGCTATGCCGTGCTGGCCGATGTGCCGAAAACGGCGGCGCTGGAACTGGCGCGCTGGCGCAATGCCCACCAGCCGGCAGGATCGCGCGGGCCGGCCGGCCTGGTGGTGCCGGAACGGGTGCTGGCGCGCCGGATGAAGGTCGACTCTCCGGCCGGGCTGCCGCCTGCGGAGGCGCTGGACGATCTTGTCACCGGCCTGCTCGATGGCGGGCTTTCGCCGGCCGATCTCGTGGCGCGCGGGCATGCGGCGGAGACGGTGGCGAAGGTCTGGCGGCTGGTGGTCCAAGCGGAAGCAGGCCGCCGCCGGGCTCCGCCGGGCCCGCGGGTGTCGCGCCGGACGGCTGCGCGGCCGTGGCGCTTTCCGATTGCCGGCGGCTTTACCGATTTGCGCTAG
- a CDS encoding nuclear transport factor 2 family protein, whose protein sequence is MTDRDTLLALNQAFYRAFTNRDAAAMEALWAETLPVSCIHPGWTALFGRDAVLTSWRDVLRAPSGITVEARNERVTLHGDTALVVCEEMLGDAVLAATNLFAREKGSWRLAHHQAGPIAPARADVEIPAKPPRRLH, encoded by the coding sequence ATGACCGACCGCGACACGCTGCTGGCTCTGAACCAAGCCTTCTATCGGGCCTTCACCAACCGCGACGCCGCCGCGATGGAGGCCCTGTGGGCGGAAACGCTGCCCGTCTCCTGCATCCATCCCGGCTGGACCGCCCTGTTCGGGCGCGACGCGGTGCTGACAAGTTGGCGCGACGTGCTGCGGGCACCGAGCGGCATCACGGTGGAAGCGCGGAACGAGCGTGTCACCCTGCATGGCGACACCGCGCTGGTGGTCTGCGAGGAAATGCTGGGCGACGCCGTCTTGGCGGCGACCAACCTGTTCGCCCGCGAAAAGGGCAGTTGGCGCCTTGCCCATCATCAGGCCGGCCCCATCGCCCCCGCCCGCGCCGATGTCGAAATCCCGGCCAAGCCGCCACGGCGGCTGCACTGA
- a CDS encoding serine hydrolase: MPDFDGRPILLRDLATHTAGLPNVPETPRFSWNRLEDPRNPYKPLSRRELVLWLSGYQLPVPPGMRFSYSNAGMAVLGEALSAAAGQPYETLLKRVVTDRFGMRDTTLHPTAEQRMRKAAGHAHGRTVPDWEAPAMLPAFGLYSSADDLLRWLSANLGDCPSGAAGPDGHGCAPSVAAALALAQSVQVDGRLLADPGSLGNGAMALGWFVAWATDGTPIHWHSGSTGGFNAYIAFSKAHRWGVVALTNSDPDQVTADQVVIDIVRRLEARPEVASLP; this comes from the coding sequence GTGCCGGACTTTGACGGCCGGCCGATCCTGCTGCGGGATCTCGCCACCCACACCGCCGGCCTGCCCAACGTGCCGGAAACCCCCCGGTTCTCCTGGAACCGTCTCGAAGACCCGCGCAACCCCTACAAGCCGCTGTCACGGAGGGAGTTGGTGCTGTGGCTGTCGGGGTATCAGTTGCCGGTGCCGCCGGGGATGCGCTTCAGCTATTCCAATGCCGGCATGGCGGTGCTGGGAGAGGCGCTGTCGGCGGCGGCCGGCCAACCCTATGAGACGCTGCTGAAGCGGGTGGTGACCGACCGCTTCGGTATGCGCGACACCACCCTGCATCCAACGGCGGAGCAGCGGATGCGCAAGGCAGCCGGCCACGCCCATGGCCGGACCGTGCCGGATTGGGAGGCGCCGGCGATGTTGCCGGCCTTCGGCCTCTATTCATCGGCCGACGATCTGCTGCGCTGGCTCTCCGCCAACCTCGGTGATTGCCCGAGCGGGGCTGCGGGGCCGGATGGCCACGGCTGCGCGCCATCGGTGGCAGCCGCATTGGCGCTGGCGCAGTCGGTTCAGGTGGATGGCCGGTTGCTGGCCGATCCGGGCAGCCTGGGGAATGGGGCGATGGCGCTCGGCTGGTTCGTCGCCTGGGCCACGGACGGCACGCCGATCCATTGGCATTCCGGCTCCACCGGCGGCTTCAACGCCTACATCGCCTTTTCAAAGGCGCACCGCTGGGGCGTGGTGGCGTTGACCAACAGCGACCCTGATCAGGTGACCGCCGACCAGGTGGTGATCGACATCGTCCGCCGTCTGGAAGCCCGCCCGGAGGTGGCGAGCCTGCCGTGA
- a CDS encoding glycosyltransferase family 39 protein — translation MSIETRLHTGDGDGNDGAARRRPRPAIAAPSTVTASGRALPRGEAALWDGLSRALLLGVLILAALTFLSYGISTDEEVQHIYGKKLLSYYLSGFQDRSAFHFKDLAYYGGLFDLVTAVIVPFSPFEEYETRHLLCALVGVLGIAGTWRYTRLLAGPRAGFIAAALLSLSGVYYGAMFNNTKDVPFAAGMVWTLYFATRILKQMPRPSRSAVLKFGLVLGMTLAIRVGAVLAGFYLAVAMALHFALVTRQEGHRWALADARRAFLSLWPAIPVAYAIMAVFWPWVVQRPFRNPLEALRVVSHFPIDIQTLFMGELVHSNDPPALYLPVYLAVKLPEAVVIGVGAAVIMAVIWLARGGWRRAGAFTVVRYTPLVLAGFLPILLFVLMRPSVYNGIRHFLFLAPPFVVMAAIAADRLWTLSLRGGRALGQGFAAAMTVVGVVYAWQLGAMHPNQYVYYNQFVGGVRGADGKFELDYWGNSLHEALQELIEYVERENDGHAPPRQYTLTVCGNTLAVRFELPPWLRLVNGIEPDWRKADFFLAFTQVKRCPSLLDGHPILEIAADDVPLSVVKDRRPPRAEIPTE, via the coding sequence ATGAGCATCGAGACCCGTCTGCACACTGGCGACGGGGACGGCAATGACGGTGCCGCCCGCCGCCGCCCGCGCCCCGCCATCGCCGCACCGTCCACCGTCACGGCGAGCGGCCGCGCGCTGCCGCGTGGCGAGGCTGCCCTGTGGGACGGGCTGTCGCGCGCGCTTCTGCTGGGCGTGCTGATCCTGGCTGCGCTGACCTTCCTCAGCTATGGCATCAGCACGGACGAGGAGGTGCAGCACATCTATGGCAAGAAGCTGCTGTCCTACTATCTCAGCGGTTTCCAGGACCGGTCTGCCTTCCATTTCAAGGATCTGGCCTACTACGGCGGACTGTTCGACCTCGTCACCGCCGTCATCGTGCCCTTCTCCCCCTTCGAGGAGTACGAGACGCGGCACCTGCTCTGTGCACTGGTCGGTGTGCTGGGCATCGCCGGAACCTGGCGTTACACCCGCCTGCTGGCCGGTCCGCGCGCCGGCTTCATCGCCGCGGCGCTGCTGTCGCTGAGCGGTGTCTATTACGGCGCCATGTTCAACAACACCAAGGACGTGCCCTTTGCGGCCGGCATGGTGTGGACGCTCTATTTCGCCACACGCATCCTGAAGCAGATGCCGCGGCCCAGCCGCAGCGCGGTGCTCAAGTTCGGGCTGGTGCTGGGCATGACGCTGGCGATCCGCGTTGGTGCCGTGCTGGCCGGCTTCTATTTGGCGGTCGCCATGGCGCTGCATTTCGCGCTGGTCACCCGGCAGGAGGGGCACCGCTGGGCGCTGGCCGATGCACGGCGTGCCTTCCTGTCGCTGTGGCCGGCGATCCCGGTCGCCTACGCCATCATGGCGGTGTTCTGGCCCTGGGTGGTGCAGCGGCCGTTCCGCAACCCGCTGGAGGCGCTGCGCGTCGTCTCCCACTTCCCGATCGATATCCAGACGCTGTTCATGGGCGAGCTGGTCCATTCCAACGACCCGCCCGCCCTGTATCTGCCGGTCTATCTGGCGGTGAAGCTGCCGGAGGCGGTGGTGATCGGCGTCGGAGCCGCGGTGATCATGGCGGTGATCTGGCTGGCGCGCGGCGGCTGGCGCCGGGCCGGCGCCTTCACGGTGGTCCGCTACACCCCGCTGGTGCTGGCGGGTTTCCTGCCGATCCTGCTGTTCGTGCTGATGCGGCCGTCGGTCTACAACGGCATCCGCCATTTCCTGTTCCTGGCGCCGCCCTTCGTGGTGATGGCAGCCATCGCCGCCGACCGGCTGTGGACGCTGTCCCTGCGTGGCGGCCGGGCGCTTGGGCAGGGTTTCGCCGCCGCGATGACCGTGGTCGGTGTGGTGTACGCCTGGCAGTTGGGTGCCATGCACCCGAACCAGTACGTCTACTACAACCAGTTCGTCGGAGGAGTACGCGGCGCCGACGGCAAGTTCGAGTTGGATTACTGGGGCAACTCCCTGCATGAGGCGTTGCAGGAATTGATCGAGTATGTCGAACGCGAGAATGACGGCCACGCCCCGCCACGGCAATACACGCTGACGGTCTGCGGCAACACGCTGGCGGTGCGATTCGAACTGCCGCCCTGGCTGCGTCTGGTGAACGGGATCGAACCGGACTGGCGCAAGGCCGACTTTTTCCTGGCCTTCACCCAGGTGAAGCGCTGCCCGTCGCTGCTGGACGGACACCCGATCCTGGAAATCGCGGCGGACGACGTGCCGCTGTCCGTGGTCAAGGACCGACGCCCGCCCAGGGCCGAAATTCCCACCGAATAG
- a CDS encoding glycosyltransferase family 2 protein, whose protein sequence is MSIPDAPLSAASQDARTASARPAADRPPVDRSGRPRRGCLSVVIPFYNEGPNIDALFARLVPVLDGLDMDWEVVCVNDGSRDDTVDRLLDVHDREPRVKVVDLSRNFGKELALSAGLSHTTGDAVVPMDADLQHPPELLPAFIAKWREGFDVVVAVRHARVGQSLKHRLFARLFYWVFDHLSEIKLPREVGDFRLMDRRVVEVINRMPERTRFMKGIFAWVGFRQAAIPYEQGERAGGDTKWGFVKLLRLSFDGLTAFSTFPLRVWSLVGMAVSGVAFVYILIRLIRTLVHGIDVPGYESLLVAVLFLGGIQLITLGIIGDYLGRVFAEVKGRPLFIVRSAHGFGQADGRHEREPDPVGDAVGDGALGREPRR, encoded by the coding sequence ATGTCCATTCCCGACGCGCCCCTTTCCGCGGCTTCCCAGGATGCCCGCACCGCTTCCGCCCGCCCTGCGGCCGATCGGCCCCCGGTGGACCGGTCCGGCCGTCCCCGGCGCGGCTGCCTGTCGGTCGTGATCCCCTTCTACAACGAGGGTCCCAACATCGACGCCCTGTTCGCCCGGCTGGTGCCGGTGCTGGACGGGCTCGACATGGATTGGGAGGTGGTGTGCGTCAACGACGGCAGCCGCGACGACACCGTCGACCGGCTGCTGGACGTGCATGACCGCGAACCGCGGGTCAAGGTGGTCGACCTGTCGCGCAACTTCGGCAAGGAACTGGCGCTTTCCGCCGGCCTGAGCCACACCACCGGTGACGCCGTGGTGCCGATGGACGCCGATCTCCAGCATCCGCCGGAACTGCTGCCGGCCTTCATCGCCAAGTGGCGCGAGGGGTTCGATGTCGTCGTCGCCGTGCGCCATGCCCGCGTCGGTCAGAGCCTGAAGCATCGGCTGTTCGCCCGTCTGTTCTACTGGGTCTTCGATCATCTGTCGGAGATCAAGCTGCCGCGCGAGGTGGGCGATTTCCGCTTGATGGACCGCCGCGTCGTCGAGGTCATCAACCGGATGCCGGAGCGCACGCGCTTCATGAAGGGCATCTTCGCCTGGGTCGGCTTCCGTCAGGCCGCAATCCCCTACGAGCAGGGGGAACGCGCCGGCGGCGACACCAAATGGGGCTTCGTCAAGCTGCTGCGCCTGTCCTTCGACGGGCTGACCGCCTTCTCCACCTTCCCGCTGCGGGTGTGGAGTCTGGTCGGCATGGCCGTCTCGGGTGTCGCCTTCGTCTATATCCTGATCCGCCTGATCCGCACGCTGGTCCACGGCATCGACGTGCCGGGCTATGAGTCTCTGCTGGTCGCCGTGCTGTTCCTGGGCGGCATCCAGCTGATCACGCTGGGCATCATTGGCGACTATCTGGGCCGTGTCTTCGCCGAGGTGAAGGGGCGGCCGCTGTTCATCGTCCGCTCCGCCCACGGCTTCGGCCAAGCGGATGGCCGGCATGAACGCGAGCCGGATCCCGTCGGCGACGCCGTGGGCGACGGAGCCCTCGGGCGGGAGCCGCGCCGATGA